The genome window CCATCAGTGAGTCTGTGTGACTCCATACACTTTCCTGTGAGTTGGACACCGCGTCGGTGACCTCAGTCTCTGTGcttgtggagtgtgtgtgttggtcgGGTTGGGACTGTAATGCGGTAACAGGAGGAATCGCTGTACTCACCATTGGCTGCGTGTTTCTTGTTGAGGTGTAGACGGGTTTACTCGGGTCTTACTGATCTCAGTAGATGGTGTTCTGGCGTCCTCAGTGTCTTTCTCAGATGTGATGTTCTCGCCAGGTGTCTGTTCAGGTTTCTATTTTTCCTGGCCTGCCCCTGTTGATCCACCGCCTTCCCCGTTCTCCCCCGTTCTCCCTGATTCACACAGACAAGCACAAACCAGGTGTCCCGTCTTTTCACAACCGAACCATTCAGTGGAAACGTAGATGACGTAATCAAATCCGTCGATTTTAAAAGTTAGGGTGCACTGCAGTTCCGTAGTGTTTATTATTCAGGATCATGTAGGTGAATCATCACGTGTTTTAACAGGTCAGATTTGCTGCCGATTGAGATTTTCTTGATTGAGGACACTAGAGTTCTCTGGCAAGGATTTCATCTTTCATGAAGGAGGTGTGACATTAGACAGGGTCACCTTTTTGGATGGTGTCGACGGGGGAAGTACACTGTAGTGAGACCCAGCTATGTCTCTCCCGTTAACCACCAGCTCTGTCGCCTTTTCCACGGTGCTTAAGATGATCACCACCGCGCTGTTCATCCTGGACGCGGCTAGGACACGCTCATGTCCGaccactccccccccccccccggccAGACTGCAGTTCTCCACACACCATGCTCTCCAGCAAACACGTCTGACTGACAGACGTCTGGTGGACGTCCTGCACGGTGTCAAATAGAAAGagttcttttgcttttttagaaaaggtaagaaaagaaaatttaaataaagaaacgtTTGAGATAGAGCGCAGAACCACGTTCACACTCAAACAGGCTCCGCCCACTCACTCCCAGCATGCactcagagagagacagggagagagagagagagagaatgacaaagagagagagagacagggagagagacagagagggagagagagacagagacagggagagagacagacagggagagagacagagagggagagagagacagagacagggagagagacagacagggagagagacagagagatttttaACAGCACTGCTGTGTGAAGACTCTAAATGTCCCCTCCTTTGGTGAAAGCTGTTTTCCAGCCACAGTCTGGAGCGACATTACGACCTCACTGACCTCCTGACCGGCTCTTCCCTCGATTCTGTTCTTTctactcacatacagtacacagcagGTTCAGCGTCTCCCAGGAGGAAATTGAATAATTGCCATTTTatacagtttgtttttttgtaacctgCACCCAAGATAAAATTAGTTCTTgagaaattttctttaaatagatggagaaataaattagttaaaagtaaaaaaaaaattggtgagTCTGTTACATTCTAAAAACCGTGAAAGATGGTTTCATTCAATGAACAGAAAGGACATTCGTTTGAGGTTGTGGGGTTTAGCCCAGTAACAAAAGCGTTTACTGCGATTGCCCCGTGTAGAATCCTCCACTGGAGATCAGCAGTGCGCTTTTTTAATGGAGGTTTCTACAGCACTCTCCATACTGGTGCAGTTCGTTCTTCTCCAAAGAGTCTGTTCCTCCACACAGAGTCCAAACGGTTAGAGAGTTCGCTTCTGTTCATGACCTTAACACGGTTTTTATATAGAGACTGTCTTCTTGTCCTGTACAGTGTTAGCGTTGGGGTCAGTAGAGGTCCGGACAGTTCTGCAGAACCATCTCTGGAAATGGGTCCTGCTTGTTAGGAGCCGTGATGCCAGAGCTGTAGTTCCTGAGCAGCAGGAGATCATCTTCTGTGAGTTTTTGTGTCCGCAGGTCAAGGATTTTTTGTGTGACCCGCCTCGACCTTAGAGACAGAAGAGCGCTCACAGCTTCGGTATCCCTCAAGTCAGGGCCTGCTACGTCTACTCTCTGCTGGAGGTGCAGTGTTCTGGTCTTGAGAGGTACTGTGTTTACACAGATGAGGCGATGTCTCCTGTATGAAACCTTGCCCCACTGACTAGAGGTTGTTCTAGGAGCCAATGTAGAGAGTCTGTAGGTTTAACCTGAGtccatttaaaaagtttttatgattttaaaagcCCTTGATAAGAAGGAGGTAAATTGTTGTATTTTAGGAAAACAGGGTCAGTTAAAAATATTGTTGCATCTAATCTTAGATTGTTTCCTCTTTTTAAAATACAGCTGGCCACCTCTCACCATACCAGTTCTCTCGGCCCTGTCAGGTATTTCTGAGCAAACTGTAATCGAAAGGTTGCAGTCCTGCTTGCCAGATGGATCAGACACTGTCCTCCCTCCTCTTTTTGCAAGAATAAAATACTTTGTGGCACCCAATGAATCCTAGCGTTCAGACCAGTGCTGAACCCAAGCCTCTCCATGACTTTTCAGAGGTACTGGGGGTCAACACAATCGAAAGCTTTTTCCTGGTCTAGGGAAAGAGGACCAGTGTCTGAGCTCAACGAATGAGGTGGACATTGTCTACCATTGACCTTCCGGATACACAGTGGGTTTGGTCCTGGTGTATGACCTGGTCCATCATCTCCTTCAGCCAGTTAGCGAAGGCTTTGGACAGAATTTTATAGCCTGTGCAAAAGACTCTACCTTTTTTGATTgttccactgtacagtaaaaagtatggtgcaacTACTTAAAgaagtacatttattttaaaaagttactcaagtaaatgtaacagaaTAAGTGTAACTCGTTAATACCCACCTCTGATCCAGACCAATCAGAGCTCACGCAGGATTTATCTGATGAACCTTTTAAAGAACCTTTCACACTCTGTAATAAGAGTAAAGCTTGAGGTCTGAATGCTAAAACCGGATGTGGGAGAGGCTACAGGCGATACACACCGATCATCATTGCACTGAATCCCTTCAGGCCTTAATCATGTTCCTTTTGTCAGAAAGCCAGGATGAGAGCAGGATAAACAGTGAAGATGACCAGCAGGGGGCGTCTGAGGTTCCTGATCCGGCTCAGAACCAGGAAGTGCAACAGGTGTGCAAATCAACTCTTCCCTTAGAAACTGTTGCCGACAAAACAACCAATAAAGATCTCAGAAACCTGAGCTGCAGGTCTTTTATGGTCAGTGAGCGGTTGATAATAGAGGCAGCAGGGTGGAGGAGCACAGAGAGCgagagtggagagagagagagagagagagagagagagagagcacaaaaTCAGACAAAAGGAAAATCAGAGAAGAAACACAGAGACTCACTGATAATctgagaagagaagagaaaagaaccATGGACCTGGACCAGTACGATGACAGTCAAAGTGACAGCGGAGTGTCTGTTGATTTCTCCCCGAACAGCATGTCAGATAGCGAGACGCCGATCGAGAGGGAGATACGCCTCACCTTCAGACGAGAGCAGAGTCTTCGCCGGTCACGAGGCCTGGATGAGACCAAAGTGTTCGTCGAGATCCCGATCAGAAAGCCCATCCTCTCCCAAGGGCTCACCGAAAAACCATTGAAGGATCATAGCAAGGAGCGGCAGTTTGCCGGGAAAAAGATGCAGCGTGAGATCCATGTTGAAACTGAAAGGGAGAAGGCGCTGGTCAAGCTCGGAAGGCTGCCCGGATTTTATGACAAAGGTACCGTGAGACAACTACAGGAGAAAAAACTTCTCTTTGAAGCCTTTCCGGAATCCAAAGACCTCCAGATCTCAAGTGACAGAACTCAGGAACCCACAAATAGATTGGAGATGCTCTTCCACAACCATTCCACAAACCAGCCCACTATGACTTCACCCAAAGATCTCCAGAGTGCCAGAAATTACAATCATGGGACACTGAAAACTGCGCAGGAGCCAAAGAATGAAAGAACATCCAGCATTCCATTGTCCAAGATAACCAATGGAAGAAATGTTGAAATGGATAAGCCAGACTTCTCTTCTAAAATACACACCAAGCCCCTGGGCCTGGATTCTTCTCCTCAACTCTTCCCATCACTGAAGGAGAAAAAACTCCTGTTTGAATCATTTCAGGACAATAAGGATGTTCAGATCTCCAAAGATCAGGACAGAGAGGTTTCTGAATCTTTTAAAGAACAGAGGAAAAGTCTGGACATCTTTTTTCAAAATCAAAATTCTGCATTGAAAGACCTTCAGGAGCCCAAAGATCTTCAGATCAAAAGAAATCAGGATGACAAGATTTCAAAAAGGAACATGCAGGTCCAGAACTCAAAACCTTGTGGTCCAGGGTTCTCGGAGGCTGTGGATCGGCAGGTGGTCATCATCGAGAACAGTCGCACGGTGAGTTCACACACAAACGGACAGGTTTCCACACCAGAGGCCGTGACAGACTCGGTAAACGTCAGATCTTTAACGGCGAAACCGCGTCCGAACTCTCAAGTCCAAAACCAGACGGCTGATGGTGAGGAGCTGAAGGAGAACCCATTCTTCAAGCTGAGATCGTTGCCGTCGCGCCTCCCGGACGTGCGGAAGGACATTCAGGAAACAAAAAGGCGAGAGGAAGACCTGCGCAAACAGAGGATGGTTCTCTATGGCAacaggtcaaaggtcacagGATCACAGAGTGGAaccacaccaacacacactgtCACAGACACACCGGGACAACACATGAATGTCACACCAGGtacttgagtgtgtgtgtgtgtgtgtgtgtgtgtgtgtgaggctgacTCTGTGTTCTTTACCTTATTGTACTCTTAATAAGGTTCAGCTTTAAACCTTCAGGTCTTTTTACCACAAATACAGTGAATTAGCTGAGGCTATGAGGCTATGAGGCTAATGCTGAAGGTCAcatgggttgtgtgtgtgtttatgaataTTAAGTATGCTAATCTCTTACGATAATTGCTAATTACATATCAGTCTTTAAGCTCGATCTTGGTTTAACTTCATGGAGAACGTCTCTGAGGTCCCGAACAGAACACGCCGacacacatctacagtacacaccacacacactcattactcACTTATTAATTATAGGAAAATATTTatagaatttattaaaaacactgaagtccagatttcacacacacacacacacacacacacacactaatgtatATTTATCCTGATGGATAAgatatttttcaatattttataaagtgtgtaggtgtgtgtgtgtgtgtgtgtgtgtttactaagGGCCTGGCTCTGCGCTGTGTTGATGTGAAATAGTTCGTAGTTGTGAGTCGATCCTATTTAATCCTCGTATTTGTAATATGTGATTATATGATCAGTTTGTCAGTAAAATGAGATAAACTTCATTATTATCTCTCACTCAGTTTAGCAGATGATCATCCACAGTCTAGAACAAATCACGTCTGTAGGAAAGCATGGTACGGTCTTCTCGTACAGTCCATAGCACTGCTGTTCGGGATCCactttaatatttatgaaaGGTTATTAAGCAGAGTGAGaacgctacacacacacacacacacacacacacacacactcactttatATACGAGAGACACGCGAGGTGTGGAAAGCTAGGATCATTTAAGATTTCTGAACTCTATAGACATCTAAAATGATGGGACTACACATGGTCACATGATCCCTGATTGGaaggtatactgtacattacatcgCTGTACCGTAGGAAGGCTCTTGTCACTAACCATCAGCGTGGAGCTGGTCGAGGAGGagatttttgtgttgtttattttgtttctcacaATCTTTGTCATTAAAAACGTCCTTGATCTAATTTGCTGCTCCAGCTGGATGTTTGACTCGTTACAGAATCACAACCAAAGCATGAGTTTACtcaatgtgtttattaaaactTCACCAACATGTTATTAATGCTAATTCTTTACTTAAATAactacaaacacaacacagctgCAGGCTGATGTTTCCATTGGGACGAAACTGTTGTTATAGCGAAACCAAGCTATAgcgttttgaaaaaaataaatacatacgcAAAAGTCATCCTGATAAAACCCACCCACTACTAAAGtgatattttttcatttgtgctttttaacaccctgTGACCCGAACCAAACACACGCCATATATTCTCActtcatttgaaaaaaatgcaaaactggAGTTATCTCATTCTGCAGGAAAAACAGTTGAGATTTGTGCTGAGCGAGCAGCTCACTTCTCTTTTATCCAGAACACAGTGGAACTGAGGTGTTTTCCACGCAGCTCTAAACGAGGATCATTAATGAACCAGAAATGTTGCTGAACGAGCGGTTCGGAGTTTCCCACGGTGCGTCCGGCTGTTGGTCATGGTCATGGTGAAGGTTTACTTTCGCCTTTTTCATACAATTTATCTTTTAAAGGAAAAGGCATATTTTTACCATCTTGTttccatttataaataaatcaattaattaacgaACACAAAACATCCTGTTTcagtaaattaattaaacctGAATGTTTATGAAGATGAGACTGGGGCAGAGAGACGGTACTGGGTATTTATTTCaacaaaaagtgtttaaatgttaaatacagaGAAAAGTCCTCAggataaacagtgtgtgtgtgtgtgtgtgtgtgtttgtttgtttctccagtGAGTTCATCGTTTGGGAAGTTGGATCTCTCAGGGCCACTCAGCCGTCAGCCGCTGCAGAACGGACACAAGACACGAGAGGTAcacaacactgtgtgtgtgtgtgtgtgtgtgtgtgtatgtgtgtgtgtgtgtgttacacaacCTAGTTACAATCAGAGCAAGATTTAAAGATttggactgaaaaaaaaaagacttttaatcTAACAGAACTCTAACGAGCACAAACGCCGGTCTTAGCTGAGCTAACGTTACAAAGCTAACCAGTTAGCATATAAACAGTCTCTGACAGTAAAccacagctacacacacacacacacacacacacacacacacagtgaggcttggggtgagtgtgtgtgagtgttccTCATgactgtgttttattcctcacaggTGAAGGAGCAGAAACAGACGCTCCTGCTAGTGCAGCGCTGGGAGACGGGTCTGATCAACACACACAGCGACAAGCATCACACCtgaccacacactcacacacacacacactcacacacacactcacacacacacacaaagaacaaaaacagttAGTCTTCACTTCATTACTTACTTACCTGGCTAACATTATAAGCTAACCAGTTAGCCACTAGCAAGTTCTCTTTAGTGAGTTAGCAGACCTATGCTAACTGGCTAACAGGTTCATTACTAAATCTTTaagatttgtttattaatatttttctgtTTCCAGTGTTGATCCATTTTGGTTTAACTGATTGTGTTTAGTGAAGAATAAACTAGAgatttagatattttaattcagccacaattatttaacaataacaCTATTAGCAAGATATTTAGCttcatacagagagagagagcgagcgagagagagagagagagaggtgttatTTATCATCAGCAAGCTAATGCAGTCTAGCTGGGTTTGGCCAACATTGTCTGATGCTGTAAATCAGGGGTCACCAACTGGCGGACGCCGGTCCGAACCCGGACCACGAGATGCGTCCATCCGGACCACGAAGCCTTTTGacttagtatatatatatatatatagcaaacgctattttctaatgaaagaaaatgtatatcGGGCACGTGAAGGTCAGCTCAGAAGACGTGAAGGTCAGCTCAGTAGACGTGAAGGTCAGCTCAGCCACGGGTTGCTATGCCAACTGATACGTTCAGATGTGCAGTTATGCGTGCATTGAAGAGAGCAGAAAGCGAGAGCAGCGCACAGACAgattagtgcaaaaaaattaaataaaaaaaatgtcacgttaaaaaatttgaaaagttGATTTGGAGAGTTTTTCACGATGAATGGGTggaaaaatatgcatttattctTCCTGCATCAAGATCTACACgcctgtgtgtgttatttgctTGGACTCTGTTGCGGTTGTCAAAAGTGGAAAAATTAAACGCCATTACGAAGCTAAACATAGACACTTTGAAGAAACTCACCCCCGGCAGTCTGAGGTAAGGGCGAGGATAATAAATGAGCTTAAAGTGCAGTATAAGCGATCTACAGTACACAggtcctctctcacacacacacacaccgcccaGCAATGAGCTTATGGATGTTCACTGAGAATACAGGGGATCTTAGGAAACATAACAAGCCCTTTACACATGGGGAAATAGTAAAGGAGTTGTTCATTTTTAagttgttaatgtttaaattaatttatgttctgtTCAGATTTAGAGATGAAGGCATATTGCACAGTTTCCTTCATCATATTTTTGTCAGACATTGTTACTGGTTTAATTCAATGATTTTGTACCAAAGCAACATAAAGGACAGATGAGCATTAAAATGAGATCCAATTTGTGAAGGATGTAAATTGGTCTGTTTATACATGAGAACATATATTGGATACACCTAAAGCATCAGTGTCTGTTTTGGGTTGTCCGGACCGGAGCTGGTGAGGAGTGTTTATTTACCGGACCTCAAGCAATTTTAGTTGAAGACCCCTgctgtaaatgattaaaaacattttgaaactcATTTCACTGTGTGACCCGAGTGTGATTGTGACGGAGTGTGAATATGAGTGTGCACCACAGAGACTTAGTTCCCCCACACACAGTCAAGGACACGTCCACTGTTACAGCTTCACCTCtcaggacacgcccactcagCGCTCAGTTTCACCCTTACCTCtcaggacacgcccactcagCGCTCAGTTTCACCCTCAGAGCTTTGAAGTTAAATCGGAGACACTGAGCGCGTCCTGCCCCGCCCTAACCTGCACATTCAGccctttatttaaatacaaaggagagaaaaaaaccctTTGAAGTTGTTACATGACTGAACGatgactgtacacacacacacacacacacacaggctgatgTTTCATCTCTCACTTTTTATCCATTCCGTATTAAAGCCAGGTTTCACCCCAGCTCAGTGATGTTCCTGCGTATGATTCACCTGCAGCCTGAAGAACTAACTGGATCATCTACAGCTGATGAGAATTGAATCAGATTGCGTAATGAGGATCTTTTAAACCAGATTACAGAAACTGCCCTGTTTATATACAGGTGACTAACGAAGGCTGACCGGGTGTGTTCTAACCTCACATTTCAGGACACTTAGTTAAAATGTTACGGCTCATTAATAAGATTAAAATTAGACTCGGCAGCGCCTCCACTCCTTTACCTGAGTAGCTCACCTGAGTTGACCTGGAGATGGAACAGAACATGAggactttacatttacattaatgagACGTCATTTTGGAGACCCTCTTATTCAGACTGATCAAATgagattacattttatttcattatacatccgagcagttgagggttgagggcTTCACTTAAGGGCCTGACAGTGGTAGaacttgatggttgtggggtttgaacctgtgaccttccAGTGAACGTCCATGAAGACTGGACCAGAGTGGGGTCGAAGGGGTGTGACTTACTTAATAATTACTAACAGGAATTAAAGACAAAGTTTGGACATattcttaaaacacacacacatgcacacacacacacacacttttctgatTAAAATGTTACGTATTTTCACACCCACTTGTTGTGTACCTGACCATATAACCTTATAAACATCCATAACACCTCATAAAGGTTTAACAATCTATAAAACTTTATAAAGTTAAGCACTCGCGTCACGAGGATGATGTAATTATGATGATGTAATGATGATGATCCAGTTAACAGGATGTAATCTCCTTTTATTGCTCTTATCTTATATAGCAGTGTGTCTGTActtcctgttgtgtgtgtgtgtatgtgtgtgtttaaaatcaaCCATAAATCATGAACTAATTATTAACAaagcattaatattatttattttattcttaaacaAAATAAGCaccttaaatacaaaataacaaaaaatacaaattgtgCAAAtgctacagagagagagagagagcgaatgAGATGAAtgtttagaaagaaaaagagaaagtctgagctgtgtgtatgtgtgtgtgtgtatgtgtgtgtatgtgtgtgtgtgtgtctgtgtgtgcttgCCTGTTTTGCCAGA of Clarias gariepinus isolate MV-2021 ecotype Netherlands chromosome 6, CGAR_prim_01v2, whole genome shotgun sequence contains these proteins:
- the misp3 gene encoding uncharacterized protein misp3, with the protein product MDLDQYDDSQSDSGVSVDFSPNSMSDSETPIEREIRLTFRREQSLRRSRGLDETKVFVEIPIRKPILSQGLTEKPLKDHSKERQFAGKKMQREIHVETEREKALVKLGRLPGFYDKGTVRQLQEKKLLFEAFPESKDLQISSDRTQEPTNRLEMLFHNHSTNQPTMTSPKDLQSARNYNHGTLKTAQEPKNERTSSIPLSKITNGRNVEMDKPDFSSKIHTKPLGLDSSPQLFPSLKEKKLLFESFQDNKDVQISKDQDREVSESFKEQRKSLDIFFQNQNSALKDLQEPKDLQIKRNQDDKISKRNMQVQNSKPCGPGFSEAVDRQVVIIENSRTVSSHTNGQVSTPEAVTDSVNVRSLTAKPRPNSQVQNQTADGEELKENPFFKLRSLPSRLPDVRKDIQETKRREEDLRKQRMVLYGNRSKVTGSQSGTTPTHTVTDTPGQHMNVTPVSSSFGKLDLSGPLSRQPLQNGHKTREVKEQKQTLLLVQRWETGLINTHSDKHHT